One window of Perca flavescens isolate YP-PL-M2 chromosome 15, PFLA_1.0, whole genome shotgun sequence genomic DNA carries:
- the LOC114570249 gene encoding uncharacterized protein LOC114570249 produces MVGGTAGIVCAATRVAVKYMLPLGNIIRKHSINYHCYADDTQLYLSIKPDKTSQLAKLQACIKANRCIKDIKSWMTYNFLMLNCNKTEVIVLGPKHLRTSLSTDIATLDGVVLASSPTVRNLGVIFDQDISFNAHLKQSSRTAFFHLRNIAKIRNILSQNDAEKLVHAFVTSRLDYFNSLLSGCSNKSLKTLQLIQNAAARVLTRTKKRDHISPVLASLHWLPVKFRIDFKVLLLTYKALNGQAPSYLEQFLVPYCPTRALRSQNAELLVVPRVSKSRLGARAFSYQAPLLWNQLPVWVRGADTITSFKNKLKTLLFDKAYS; encoded by the exons ATGGTTGGAGGAACCGCTGGGATCGTGTGCGCtgccacacgggtggcagtgaag tatatgcttcctcttggtaatatcattaggaaacactcaattaactatcactgctatgcggacgacacccaattatacttatcaatcaaaccagacaaaacaagtcagttagctaaacttcaagcatgtattaaagca aaccgctgtattaaagatataaaatcctggatgacctataattttctgatgttaaactgtaacaaaactgaagttattgtactgggccctaaacacctccgaacttcattatctacagatatagctactctggatggtgttgtcctggcctccagccctactgtcagaaatctaggagttatttttgatcaggatatatcctttaacgcccatctaaaacaatcatcgagaacagccttttttcatcttcgtaacattgccaaaattaggaatatcctgtctcaaaacgatgctgaaaaactagtccatgcattcgttacttccaggctggactattttaactccctactgtcaggttgctcaaataagtcccttaagactctccagctgatccagaatgctgcagcgcgtgttctgacgagaactaagaaaagagatcatatttctcctgttttagcatctctgcattggcttcctgtgaaattcaggattgactttaaagtccttctcctgacctacaaagccctaaatggtcaagcaccatcctatctagaacagttcttagtaccttattgtcccactagagcactgcgctcccagaatgcagagttactggtggttcctagagtctctaaaagtagactgggagccagagccttcagctatcaggctcctctcctgtggaaccagctcccagtctgggttaggggggcagacaccatcacctcatttaagaataaactgaaaactctcctctttgataaagcttacagttaa
- the LOC114568861 gene encoding vegetative cell wall protein gp1: MCPGASCWTHLASLASLPQLRPPRPLNIKGASVPAALHSPLRADPQPRPPSPAAAASCPPPLPPPPPAVSAAWGPAACTEEPEGRESVSPRSTPLLVETLAFSSPSTTPGWPATTSESSTSTSWPCVSRWRQTSPG; the protein is encoded by the exons ATGTGCCCCGGGGCTTCATGTTGGACCCACCTGGCGAGTCTGGCATCCCTCCCCCAGCTGCGTCCACCCCGTCCCCTAAACATAAAAGGAGCCTCGGTCCCAGCAGCTCTTCACTCTCCGCTCAGAGCCGACCCTCAACCAAGACCTCCTTCTCCAGCCGCAGCAGCCTcatgtcctcctcctcttcctcctcctccccccgccGTATCGGCAGCATGGGGGCCGGCAGCGTGTACGGAGGAGCCGGAGGGACGTGAATCCGTGTCTCCAAg ATCAACTCCGCTGCTCGTGGAAACGCTGGCCTTCTCCTCGCCATCGACAACGCCCGGCTGGCCAGCGACAACTTCAGAGTCAA gTACGAGCACGAGCTGGCCATGCGTCAGTCGGTGGAGGCAGACATCGCCGGGCTGA